GGACGCCGTTCCGTACCCGGGCCGGCGAACGCATCCCCTTCGTGCAGTACCAGCAGGACGGGGACCTGCTGCGGTCGGTGGCCGACTACACCTACGGCTACAAGCAGGCGCTGGCCGACGGGGTGGTCCGGCCGGTCGTCTTCGCGGCCTACAGCGGCGTCTCCCGCTGGCGCAACAGCGCCGGCGAGGTCCTCGCAGCGTCCCTGACGGACTCGGGCACCCGCTCGGTCGAGGCCGCGGCCTGGAAGACCGCCCTCGATCCGCGGGGCGGCTGGGTGCCGCACGTGCTCGCGGCCATGGACGAGCGGATCACCGCGCTGCGGTCGGCCGGGATGAAGGACGCGGCCGGCCTGGTGCTGGCCAGCGATCAGGACGCCGCCCGCGAGTACGCGCACCTGGTGAAGCGGATCACCGGTGAGGCGCCGGCGCTGATCCTGTCGGACGACCCGACGGCGTCGAAGCGCATCGAGCAGTTCCGCGACTCCGACCAGCGCATCGCCGTCTGTGTCCGGATGATCTCCGAGGGCGTCGACATCCCGCGGGCCGCGTGCCTGGCCTGGATGACCAGCTACCGGACCCCGCTGTTCTTCGCCCAGGCCGTCGGCCGCGTCGTCCGCGCCCGCTCCCGTCGCGAGTCGGCCACGGTCTTCCTGCCCGCGGTGCGGCCGTTGCTGGCGTTGGCCGCCGAGCTGGAGATCGACCGGAACCACGTGATGGCCCCGCCACCCAAGACCCCGGTCGACGAGATGGACGAGCTGGCCGACCCGCTGCTGGACATGCCCGAACCGGTCGAGCGGATGAGCGAGACCCACGAGTCCGTCGAGTCGCAGGCCGAGTTCGCGCACATCCTGCACTCCGGCCGCGCGGTGACGGCGACCGGCGGCGAGGCCGACGACGCCGATGCCCCGGAGGTCGACCCGTACGAGGCGCTGGGCGCCGACGCCGAGGGGGACGACTTCCTGGGCCTGCCCGGCCTGCTGTCGGCCGAGCAGATGGCGCAGTTGCTGTCCCAGCGCGACGCCGAACTGCGGCGGCGGGTCGAGTCGGTCGCCCGGGAGCGGCAGGACGGACCGCCGGAACCGGTGGACGCGGAGATCGCCGGCTGGCGGGCCGCGGCCGCGCTGCGGCGCGAGGTCAACCAGCTGGTCTCCCGGGTGGCCGGCCGCACAGGCACCCCGCACGCCAAGGTCCACGCGGCGGTCCGGCGGGCCGTGCCCGGTCCGCCGTCCGCGGCCGCCGGTCCCGACCTGCTCGAACGGCGACGGGATCACCTGCTCGGTCTGCTCTGACCGGGAAGCGGCGGGGCCGGACGGGGGTCAGCGGCCGGACGATCGGGCGGACATCGCGGCGAACGCCCCGACCAGGCCGACCAGACCGGTCGCGAGCATCAGGTAGAAGCCGGGCTGGGCCTGCCCGAACAACGCGTTCAGGCCGACTCCGAACAGGGAGCGCGCGCGGGCGAGCAGGAAGACCGCACCGAGAACGGCGCCGGCGCTCAGCAGTAGCGCCACGGTCCCCAGTGGTCGGTGGTCGATGGGGAGCAGATTCAGCAGGCCGAGCAGGATCAGGGCCAGACCGACGCCGGCCACGCCCAGTACGACGAAGCGGGCGAGCACGAGTTCGAAGGCCGGCGCGGGCAGATCGTGCAACGCCCGGTAGAAGGGCCATCCGCCGACCCCGACGGCATGCAGCGCGTCACCGGCGTCCGGTCCGGCCGACCGCCAGGGCAGCAGCAATTGCAGCACGCCGGCGAACCCGGCGACGACGAGGAAGAACGCCGCCCACGAGTTCGCCGTGGGCGCGGATGGCGGAGAAAGCACGGACCCGGCGGCCACCGGGGTGGCGCGCCGGGATCCGGTGCGAGGAACGTCGGTCACCCGACGATTGTCGGCTACGCCTTGTCGGTGCGGGAATCGTGCAGCACGGCGGCCATCTGCTCCAGGCGGTCCGAGTGGGCCCGTGCGTGGTGGCCGCAGAACAGGAGCTCGCCACCGGTGGGCAGCACAGCGCGGACGGCTGCGGCGGCTCCGCAGCGATCGCAACGGTCGGCGGCGGTCAGTTCCGGACGGGTCAAAGCCTCGGTCATGTCGTCCTCCCAGGTGTGCGCGGGTCAACAGGGCAATCGGCTCGGGCACGTCGGTGAGCCCGTCGGTGCCATCGACCCTGCGGTCCCGGGTGGGACCGGCCGACGGAACCGGCGAATGCGGTTCCTTCCTGCCAACGTTCTTCGGGGCGGTGGTTCTTCCCGCTTGGTTCCCCGTTCCGCGGATGACGATCAACGGATCGGAGCGGGTTCACTTCATCGTGCCATCAGCCTCCGTCCACCCGGGGTCACGAAGCGGTGGTGTTCACCCAGGGCGGATCAACGGAGCGCGAAAGCCCCCCGAAACGGGCGGTTCCGGGATGTCCGTAGGCCGGCCGGTCGGGTGCACGGCCGGCGGGTGAACACCGTCACAACAGAACC
This window of the Nakamurella flava genome carries:
- a CDS encoding DEAD/DEAH box helicase, whose translation is MTARYGPDEARLRPWQRQALQSYDEVDRRSDFLVTATPGAGKTTFALAVAGRLLGRRAVDRVVVVCPTDHLRTQWADAAGAFGIVLDPALANSAGPVPDGALGYVTTYAQVAQRPAIHAARSGRKRTLVILDEVHHAGDGFSWGEAVGEAFTEVQRRLCLTGTPFRTRAGERIPFVQYQQDGDLLRSVADYTYGYKQALADGVVRPVVFAAYSGVSRWRNSAGEVLAASLTDSGTRSVEAAAWKTALDPRGGWVPHVLAAMDERITALRSAGMKDAAGLVLASDQDAAREYAHLVKRITGEAPALILSDDPTASKRIEQFRDSDQRIAVCVRMISEGVDIPRAACLAWMTSYRTPLFFAQAVGRVVRARSRRESATVFLPAVRPLLALAAELEIDRNHVMAPPPKTPVDEMDELADPLLDMPEPVERMSETHESVESQAEFAHILHSGRAVTATGGEADDADAPEVDPYEALGADAEGDDFLGLPGLLSAEQMAQLLSQRDAELRRRVESVARERQDGPPEPVDAEIAGWRAAAALRREVNQLVSRVAGRTGTPHAKVHAAVRRAVPGPPSAAAGPDLLERRRDHLLGLL
- a CDS encoding DUF7455 domain-containing protein, producing MTEALTRPELTAADRCDRCGAAAAVRAVLPTGGELLFCGHHARAHSDRLEQMAAVLHDSRTDKA